A region from the Deinococcus seoulensis genome encodes:
- a CDS encoding HEPN domain-containing protein, whose amino-acid sequence MKQEVIDILDECDAELRQIKIFLGAMGLGSAMTPYISRYAVIKACGSIEVAFKNNVNDICSPRTKKEVKYYLRKEVIGSSMNPSYDNIIKLISKFSEDWPREFKREVNNDPDASRLKTSLKSLVDGRNEFAHGGSPSITIDDTIRYFADSRKILEILDGVMG is encoded by the coding sequence ATGAAACAGGAAGTGATAGACATTTTAGACGAATGTGATGCTGAGCTTCGGCAAATAAAAATTTTTCTGGGCGCCATGGGACTAGGAAGCGCTATGACGCCGTATATATCTCGATACGCAGTAATTAAAGCATGCGGATCGATAGAAGTTGCTTTTAAAAATAATGTAAATGATATTTGCTCGCCAAGAACCAAGAAGGAAGTAAAATACTATCTAAGAAAGGAAGTTATAGGAAGTTCAATGAATCCTTCCTATGATAATATCATCAAATTAATCTCTAAATTTAGCGAAGACTGGCCGAGGGAGTTCAAGAGGGAAGTTAATAATGATCCCGATGCTTCTAGATTGAAGACGAGTTTAAAATCACTGGTCGATGGAAGAAATGAATTTGCTCATGGTGGTTCCCCGTCTATTACGATTGATGACACCATTAGATATTTCGCTGATTCTAGAAAAATACTAGAGATACTAGACGGCGTGATGGGATAA
- a CDS encoding DUF262 domain-containing protein, whose protein sequence is MVKEVSVSYGRDEDNDFYSNDDLYNINSWGADLSFREIISQYAEGDILKPQLQRHYVWDKSEASRFIDSILMGLPVPSVFFAKTPDEKMLIIDGYQRIMTVYDFVRGIFSGDSKTFALTNSDKINKRWRGKSFLELSDIEQRKIKNTTIHCIIFIQTAPKDNDTSMYQIFERINTSGRTLMPQEIRNCVYFGKLNEALFEMNENSAWRTLFGSEVADSRMRDMELILRYFAIKDIFENKAEIRIKQISLKKYLNEYMQKLQSSDATTIEGMKIEFYEVMSIILNKVGENAFRNLSDGHSASSGTGRSAGIAKFSNRFNAPIFDSMSIAIHSLRQQKSLSEELGRSRIELLLNPEYQDLIRTRTTHVDRIADRVNLAIKILDN, encoded by the coding sequence ATGGTAAAAGAAGTGAGTGTTTCTTATGGGCGCGATGAAGATAATGACTTTTACTCAAACGATGATCTGTACAATATAAATAGTTGGGGTGCAGATCTATCTTTTAGGGAGATTATTTCCCAATATGCAGAAGGGGATATATTAAAGCCTCAATTACAAAGGCATTATGTTTGGGATAAATCTGAAGCTAGTCGATTCATAGATTCAATACTAATGGGATTACCCGTACCAAGTGTCTTCTTTGCTAAAACCCCTGACGAAAAAATGCTTATAATTGATGGTTACCAGCGCATAATGACAGTTTATGACTTTGTACGCGGAATATTTTCTGGAGATTCAAAGACATTCGCATTGACTAATTCAGATAAAATCAACAAAAGATGGCGCGGCAAGAGCTTCCTTGAGCTATCCGATATAGAACAGAGAAAAATCAAGAATACTACCATCCATTGCATAATATTTATACAAACAGCCCCTAAAGATAATGATACGAGTATGTATCAGATCTTTGAAAGGATAAATACCAGTGGGCGGACACTAATGCCTCAGGAAATAAGGAACTGTGTATACTTTGGAAAATTAAACGAAGCATTATTTGAAATGAATGAAAATAGTGCTTGGCGTACCCTATTCGGCAGCGAAGTGGCTGACAGCAGAATGCGTGACATGGAGTTGATATTGAGATATTTTGCCATAAAGGACATATTTGAAAATAAAGCAGAGATCAGAATCAAGCAGATATCGCTGAAGAAATATTTAAATGAATATATGCAAAAGCTGCAAAGTTCGGATGCTACAACGATTGAAGGCATGAAAATCGAGTTTTATGAAGTAATGAGTATTATACTGAATAAAGTGGGAGAAAACGCATTCAGGAATCTTTCGGACGGCCACTCTGCATCAAGCGGCACGGGTCGCTCCGCAGGTATAGCCAAATTCTCAAATAGATTCAACGCCCCTATTTTTGATTCTATGTCTATCGCTATTCATAGTCTAAGGCAGCAGAAGAGTCTCTCGGAAGAATTGGGAAGATCCAGAATTGAACTGCTCTTAAATCCTGAATATCAAGATCTAATAAGAACCCGTACCACTCATGTTGATAGAATCGCTGATAGGGTTAATTTAGCTATAAAGATCTTGGATAACTAA